TTCTGCCTTGGTAAGTGTTCTGGCATGATTAAGATTTATCATCTCATTTTCATTAAATAATGGCTTCAATACATGTTGCTTATTAGAAAAAGCTTCAAAATATCTTATACCAAATTTTCTTTGGGAAATTGCGTCAATATGAATACCATCAGGGTTGGATGTTAAGCCTGATGCTGTGACAAAGTAACAATTATCTTGATCAAAAGCAAATTTTTGTAACTCTTGATTAATAAAGTTGTATTCCGTACAGTTTTTCCCAAATCCCTCTTTGCCTAAAAAGTTTCCTAAACCGCCAATAATGAGAGGGATATCCGGAGCATTCAACTCCCTTCTAAGAGCCTCAATAATTAAAAGTAATTTTTTGTAATAGACTTTGTAATTGCCATTTACACTATCACTTTCCCCTTGATGCCATAGAATTCCTGTTAACTCACTATTCCGCATAGCAAATTTAGCTTCCGTTATTGCATGTCTGAAAAGG
This Virgibacillus phasianinus DNA region includes the following protein-coding sequences:
- a CDS encoding sialate O-acetylesterase, yielding MVKSFLMLGQSNMAGRGFIHEVIPIYNQRIQMLRNGRWQMMTEPINYDRPVSGISLAGSFADAWCRQNQEDTIGLIPCAEGGSSLDEWAVDQALFRHAITEAKFAMRNSELTGILWHQGESDSVNGNYKVYYKKLLLIIEALRRELNAPDIPLIIGGLGNFLGKEGFGKNCTEYNFINQELQKFAFDQDNCYFVTASGLTSNPDGIHIDAISQRKFGIRYFEAFSNKQHVLKPLFNENEMINLNHARTLTKAEKMYIKSMDLALGKISYAEFEAQLIQLNNG